A window of Bradyrhizobium diazoefficiens genomic DNA:
TCCTGGAGCGCGACGACATCAGGAGCCCATTTGCGAACGATGGCGCAGACACCCTCCAGATCGAACTTCGGGTTGAGATTGAACGTGCCATGCACATTCCACGTCATGAAGCGCATCGGCGCCATCAGCGCCTCCCGGCGAGCCAGGTCGCGACGAATTGTGCGGCCGCGCAGATCCCGAGCCAGCCCAGAAACGCCAGTGCCAACAGCGACAAGTTGCTCCAGGATGCGTTCCTGGCCAAATCTGCGATCTGAGCTCCGAGAACGGCCATGGCGAGAATACCTGGCATCATGCCGAGCATAGTTCCGATCAGAAAGTCACGCACTGGCAGCGTGCTCGCACCAGCCACGATGTTCACCAGCGAGAACGGTGCGACCGGAATCATTCGAATGACGACGACGGCCAGGATACCCTTCCCCACGATACGTTCCTGGATGCGCGCTGCACGTCGTCCGAGCAGATGCTGCAGGCGTTCTTTGCCGAGGACCCGTCCGATCGCAAACAGGATGAAGGCGCTGAGCAAGACACCAGCCATTGCAGTGACGAAACCCAGCCATGGCCCGAGTGCGGCGGCCGTTGCAGCAATGAGCACCAGAACCGGAAACACCACCAGCCCGCCCACCACAAAAGCTGCGACCGCGAATGGCGGCCCCCAGATGGATTGTGCGTAAGCGGACAGGAGCGTCGAAATATGACCCGCGTCGGCGAAGTTACTCAACGACGTGTACGACCAGGCCATCGCCAGCCCAAAAAGCGCCACGCCGATCGCTACGATCCCGATGATCGTCTTCGTGCTCCACATGCGGGATGCCGCCCGCTCCAGATGAAGAGGCCGCTCAGGGTCGGCCACAGGCTGGACCATTGTGGCGAGGGTGCTGGTCAGGACCGAGGACTCCACTTTCCGCAACGTCTTCGCGCCATTGGCTCTCGACACCTCGTCCAGCAGAGCAAGAAGACGGTCCTCGTTTTGAGTAACGGTCTGCTCGTCGAGACCGCAGAAATGGGCAATCAGGCGATGGCGAACCGACGCGATGAAATGCCGATGCTCGTCGGATGCGGCTTCGAAAATCAGGTCACATTCGCTGTCGGCGCCCATCGACCGGTTGTTCAGATTGGCCGAGCCGATCCTCAAGATCCGGTCGTCGACGATCATGAGCTTGCTGTGCACCATCACGGCAGCTTCCGTATCGCCGCTGCGTGAGACCGGGTAGACGAAACGGATACGATCCGCGACGCCAGCATCACTGAAGCAGTCGATGAATGCGCCCCGGCCGTTTTGCATGGCTTGGGATTCCAGCCACGAGGAATGCAGTTTTGGCGCGACGACCAGAACCCGAAGCGAAGGCACGCGAAGCATCTGCTCCGCCAATTCACGGGCGATCTTGATGGCGCTGGTAAACTGGTTCTCGATGTAAACGAAGCTCGTCGCCGACCGGATCGCTGCAATCAACGAGCGTTCGACCTCATTGATGCTCAAGCCCGCCGGACAGACGACCTCGGTCCTCGCGATACCCACCGGCACGTTCTCGGCCTCCACCGGCACATTCGCCGGCCACCGCGTGCTCTTCGGCGCGCGTCGAGCATGCGTCTGCTGACCTGCTGCACGCCAGCGTTCCTCCGCGAGGTCGAATAGCCACGCAGCAGCGTCTGCATCGACCATGCATTGAACATCATGAAACGGCAGGTATGGCTTACCCCCGGGGTCGCGGCGCAATGCATGATCGGCGAGATGGTCGCTCGTGTCCCAGCGCCTGATGGTCAGATCGAGCCCGCCGACGAACGCCAGTGAACCGTCGACACAGACGATCTTCTGGTGTTGGGCCGAGCCAAACGGAAGCGTGGAATCCAGATGAAATCGGACGCGGCCATCAGTTTCGGTGGTGAACTTCGCCGCGGAATTCCATTCCCTTTCGGATGCGTAAAACGAGACGAAGTCCCAGACCAGAATGTTGATCCGCAAGGCGGGTCGGCGTTGCACCAACGCGCGCAGGAACGGGCCAAGCGCTTCCGGCAAGCCATCATCCGCTCGTCCGGAGGCTCCGACCAGACGGGTCTCGCTATGGATGTCCCATCCGACGATGTAGACGAGATCTTGCGCCTCCAGCAGCGCCTCCCGCAGGGCCGCGAAATAGGCGGCAGCATCGTTCAGCACCGCCACACGCCGCGCCTTGCACCGCCGCCAAACGGTGTCACCGGGGATCAGGGTCGATGAACTCTGAAGCAGATGGACCTCGCAATTCGCATTCGCGTCCCAACGTCCTGAATGCGCAGGGGTTCCACGCTTCCGCAGCACGAGGCACGCTCATTGGATGCGGCTGCTGAAGTCACGAATTTCTATGGCACAATCGCCACCGCCGTTATCTGGTTCGGACAGTCTTTGCTCCGGCCCCCCTCAAGGCGCCTGCAATCTTCTCGGGGGCATTGCCATGAAAGTCTACGGAGACCTCGATCAGACCTTCCAGCTTCTGCTGAGCCTCCGGCGCGGGCGCGGCCACGTCGCTACCTGCCGGACGAGTCCCCGCCGTGTTTGCACCGCCGACGGGCTGGACGAAGACATCGCTTCGCGAGACGCCGCATTCCTGCACGACATGCTCAACCGCCAGCTCGGCGCCGCGGCGCGTATCGAATTCACCGATGATCGTACTTTCCAAAGGTGCTCTCCTTGGCTGGATGAGAGTACGAACAACAGGTCAGCCAGGGCCAAGTTCCTGTGGCACCACAGGGCTGTTGATCATCATGAGTATCTTTGATCAAGTTGTTTTCCATCGCGCCATTTCACTGCAGAGGCGATTTGAACTTCTCGAAAGTCAGATGGCCTTGGCCAACCTGCGGAATCGAGTGGCCCACGCTGAGTTGCGGCGCTGTCGGTTGAGGGCGAGCCGGTCGGCTTTCAAGAAGGTGGCCCGACGCCGCACCTGTAGATAACCTTCCCGCTCAACCTACAAAGAATTGCCAGGCTCCCGCTTGTAAGCCCAAGCTATGGGAACGTGTGGGTCGGGGGGATTCATGGAGCGGAAGCCGTTTGAGAGCATGTCGGTCGAAGAGCTGTGGCGACTCCATACGATCGTCAATGACATTCTCGGCGCAAGACTCGTGGCCAAAAAGGAAGAGCTTGAACGACGGTTGGGGCTGCTCAACCGGGAAGAGAAGCCCCCCAATTAATAGGGTGGCTCGGATTGGCGGCGGCCCGCCGGTTGACGCTGGCGGGCCTATACCTAGTAGCGTTCGTGATAACGTGGTGCGTACCTATCTCGATGACGCCGGTAATAGCGGTCGCGGTGGCCGTAGCGGTGCGGGGCGTAACGAGGTCGCGCGTAGGCACCGGGGGCGTGATAATCGTTCGGGAAGCAGCGACCGTTCGAGTAGTTGAAGTCATAGCCATCCGGGCATGAGCCGGCTCTTCCCCGGAATTGGACTTGTTGAACTTGAGTATCCTGGTGGGGCGCGGCCGTTATTGGCCCAAGGCCAACCAGCGCCAGCAATACAGCTTGAACAAGCACCGCTTCTCTCCCTCTTGACCCATCTGTAACGACGGGCAGTGGCGCGAGTTCCCGCGCAGGCCCATGCAGCCCTAGTGGCCCAAGTTGATTTTCGCGGCGGCCTGCTTTGTCTGGGAGCGAATGTCCACTTTGGTACTTAAGCCTTTGCCATCAAGTTGGGGGTTTCCAGTAAGTGGCCGTGGATGAGCAAAAGCAGCTACCGCCACAGCAGGCACAGGACCAGCGGCCGCGTTGCCCGACCTGCGCCGCGCCTTTCCCCGCCTAACCCAATCGCTGCTCGACACTCGGAAGGGCAAGACCGTCCGGCTTTACCAATGCCAGTGCGGCGAACGCATTTGGAACGATTGAGGCCGCCTCAGTTGGCGGTCCGCTAGGAACGAACTCTTCAAAGAAGAGATTGAGGTATCGGTCTGTGGCGCGACACTTTCGTGCCATCCACCCGGAACGGCCCGTTGACCGATGCGCGCGTTGGCGACGGGCCGATTCTCGCAAGCCCGCCTCAACGCGCGCGAGCTACTGCCGGTCGTGGGTATTGTACGTTCATTTGTGCACTGGTGCGCACCAATCAACTCAACTATTTGATTCTGTTGATATTTTGGCGGAAGGGGTGGGATTCGAACCCACGGTACCCTTGCGGGCACGCCGGTTTTCAAGACCGGTGCCTTAAACCACTCGGCCACCCTTCCGGACTTTGAAATTGTTTAGCTTTTCGTCGCTTCGCAGAGAACGTTTTAAGGTCTCTGCTGCCGCTTTGCTACCCAACGTCGTCGGTTCGCTTGTTTATGGCGTCGCGCATGGCGACGTCAACCGCCGCGGCCCCCCTCCCCCTGCATGTTCGGCTTCAGGTGACTGTAAATGTCCATCGTGATCGCGATTGAGGAATGACCGAGCCGCTCCTGCACGATTTTGGGATGGTTATTCGAGGCGAGCATAAGGCTCGCGTGGCTACGCCGGAGGCCGTGCAGCGCGCCATTCTTTCAGGAGCTCGGAAACTAACGCTTCGCGGCTGGAGCGGCGAACCATCCGCTTGGTGACCACATGACGATCATCGTCACCGCCGCGTACGGTTCTTCAGCTTGTATTACGCGCCAGCGGCGCAGTTCCGCCGGCCGCTCTCCAGCGCCTTATCATAGGCCTCGCTGATATCGATCGGCTGGAGCTTTGATAGGATCTTGGCACGGCCGAGCTTAAATAACCCTACTTCGTCTTCACCGGCCTCACGTTACGCGAGGTGATGATCGAACCCCTCTCTTTTGAGAGGCGCTTCACGTCGCCCTTGATCTGGGTCGAATCCACATATTTGCCGGTCACGATGTCCCGGAAGGCGCCCCGCAACTGCCGATCCAAATTGGCTGTGCGATCTGGTTTTAGATCGATGAGTTTTGCCATATTGATCTCGCTAGGCTTGCTTGCTGAGAATAACGCCGAGAGATTGGGCTAGATCCCTTAGCGGCTGGACATTGGCCTGGTTGTATCGACCGACCTTGCTGCTAGTGGCCACGAGCACACCAATTGCGCTGCTGTCGTTAACGTCGGGTATGCAAATCGAAGCGATGCCGCGGTACCGCGTCCTGTCATAGTCGCGCAGCAGGTCGCCCTTTCCTTGAAAAACGTCTTGGGAGGCGGCATCATCGGAAAGAAGTTCACCCGCGCGCTGACAGGCTAATCCTA
This region includes:
- a CDS encoding VTT domain-containing protein, encoding MAVLNDAAAYFAALREALLEAQDLVYIVGWDIHSETRLVGASGRADDGLPEALGPFLRALVQRRPALRINILVWDFVSFYASEREWNSAAKFTTETDGRVRFHLDSTLPFGSAQHQKIVCVDGSLAFVGGLDLTIRRWDTSDHLADHALRRDPGGKPYLPFHDVQCMVDADAAAWLFDLAEERWRAAGQQTHARRAPKSTRWPANVPVEAENVPVGIARTEVVCPAGLSINEVERSLIAAIRSATSFVYIENQFTSAIKIARELAEQMLRVPSLRVLVVAPKLHSSWLESQAMQNGRGAFIDCFSDAGVADRIRFVYPVSRSGDTEAAVMVHSKLMIVDDRILRIGSANLNNRSMGADSECDLIFEAASDEHRHFIASVRHRLIAHFCGLDEQTVTQNEDRLLALLDEVSRANGAKTLRKVESSVLTSTLATMVQPVADPERPLHLERAASRMWSTKTIIGIVAIGVALFGLAMAWSYTSLSNFADAGHISTLLSAYAQSIWGPPFAVAAFVVGGLVVFPVLVLIAATAAALGPWLGFVTAMAGVLLSAFILFAIGRVLGKERLQHLLGRRAARIQERIVGKGILAVVVIRMIPVAPFSLVNIVAGASTLPVRDFLIGTMLGMMPGILAMAVLGAQIADLARNASWSNLSLLALAFLGWLGICAAAQFVATWLAGRR